In Manis pentadactyla isolate mManPen7 chromosome 11, mManPen7.hap1, whole genome shotgun sequence, one DNA window encodes the following:
- the INSYN1 gene encoding inhibitory synaptic factor 1 isoform X2, whose protein sequence is MTGPRPPWEFCSFLDASTPSDSADGPESSRPGPGPDFRLMNGGMPIPNGPRVETPDSSSEEAFSAGPPKGQLPQRTPGTRERVRFSDKVLYHALCCDDEEGDGQEAAAAAEVGLSPEPPRSETHAGPLKPSRGPSRPRRSPLTSRRSGPTLGPEQTQRVTRNSSTQTVSDKSTQTVLPYTATRQKAQGKN, encoded by the exons ATGACTGGACCACGGCCACC CTGGGAGTTCTGCTCCTTCCTGGACGCGTCCACGCCGTCGGACTCCGCGGATGGCCCCGAGTCGAGCCGGCCAGGGCCTGGCCCCGACTTCCGGCTCATGAACGGCGGCATGCCTATCCCCAACGGGCCACGGGTGGAGACCCCAGACTCCTCCAGCGAGGAGGCCTTCAGCGCCGGCCCTCCTAAGGGCCAGCTCCCCCAGCGGACCCCAGGCACGCGGGAGAGGGTGCGCTTTAGTGACAAAGTGCTCTACCACGCTTTGTGCTGCGACGATGAGGAGGGGGACGGccaggaggcggcggcggcggcggaggtgGGCCTGTCCCCAGAGCCTCCCCGTTCAGAGACCCATGCAGGCCCCCTCAAGCCCTCCCGAGGCCCCTCCAGGCCCAGGCGCTCCCCACTGACCAGCCGCCGCTCGGGCCCCACCTTGGGCCCTGAGCAGACCCAAAGGGTCACGAGGAACAGCAGCACCCAAACAGTGTCAGACAAGAGCACACAGACAGTGCTGCCCTACACAGCCACCAGACAGAAGGCCCAGGGGAAAAACTAG